The following proteins come from a genomic window of Solea solea chromosome 3, fSolSol10.1, whole genome shotgun sequence:
- the LOC131456634 gene encoding histone H4, producing MSGRGKGGKGLGKGGAKRHRKVLRDNIQGITKPAIRRLARRGGVKRISGLIYEETRGVLKVFLENVIRDAVTYTEHAKRKTVTAMDVVYALKRQGRTLYGFGG from the coding sequence ATGAGTGGACGCGGCAAAGGAGGAAAAGGACTCGGTAAAGGAGGCGCTAAGCGTCACCGCAAAGTTCTCCGCGATAACATCCAGGGAATCACCAAGCCCGCCATTCGCCGTCTGGCTCGTCGCGGCGGAGTCAAGCGTATCTCCGGCCTCATCTACGAGGAGACTCGCGGTGTGCTCAAGGTGTTCCTGGAGAACGTCATCCGTGACGCCGTCACCTACACCGAGCACGCCAAGAGGAAGACCGTCACCGCCATGGACGTGGTCTACGCTCTCAAGAGACAGGGTCGCACTCTGTACGGCTTCGGCGGTTAA
- the LOC131456627 gene encoding histone H2B 3-like — MPEPSGQKAAAKKGSKKAVTKAGPKGTKKRRKTRRESYAIYVYKVLKQVHPDTGISSKAMSIMNSFVNDIFERIGSEASRLALYNKRSTITSREIQTAVRLLLPGELAKHAVSEGTKAVTKYTSSK, encoded by the coding sequence ATGCCTGAACCATCAGGACAGAAGGCAGCGGCCAAGAAGGGCTCCAAGAAAGCTGTGACCAAAGCGGGTCCCAAGGGTAccaagaagaggagaaagaccAGGAGGGAGAGCTATGCCATCTACGTGTACAAGGTGCTGAAGCAGGTGCACCCCGACACCGGGATCTCCTCTAAGGCTATGAGCATCATGAACTCGTTTGTCAACGACATCTTCGAGCGCATCGGGTCCGAGGCTTCCCGCCTAGCTCTCTACAACAAGCGTTCTACCATCACGTCCCGGGAGATCCAGACCGCGGTCCGTCTGCTGTTACCTGGTGAGCTGGCCAAGCACGCTGTGTCTGAGGGAACCAAGGCTGTTACCAAGTACACCAGCTCCAAGTAA
- the LOC131456632 gene encoding histone H2B 3-like — protein sequence MPEPSGQKSAAKKGSKKAVTKAGPKGTKKRRKTRRESYAIYVYKVLKQVHPDTGISSKAMSIMNSFVSDIFERIASEASRLALYNKRSTITSREIQTAVRLLLPGELAKHAVSEGTKAVTKYTSSK from the coding sequence ATGCCTGAACCATCAGGACAGAAGTCAGCGGCAAAGAAGGGCTCCAAGAAAGCTGTCACCAAAGCTGGTCCCAAGGGCAccaagaagaggagaaagaccAGGAGGGAGAGCTATGCCATCTATGTGTACAAGGTGCTGAAGCAGGTGCACCCTGACACCGGGATCTCCTCCAAGGCCATGAGTATCATGAACTCGTTTGTCAGTGACATCTTCGAGCGTATCGCCTCTGAGGCTTCCCGCCTGGCCCTGTACAACAAGCGTTCTACCATCACGTCCCGGGAGATCCAGACCGCGGTCCGCCTGCTGCTGCCAGGCGAGCTGGCCAAGCACGCCGTGTCTGAGGGAACCAAGGCTGTGACCAAGTACACCAGCTCCAAGTAA
- the LOC131456636 gene encoding histone H2B-like, with the protein MPEPSGQKSAPKKGSKKAVTKAGPKGTKKRRKSRKESYAIYVYKVLKQVHPDTGVSSKAMNIMNSFVNDIFERIASEASRLAHYNKRSTITSREIQTAVRLLLPGELAKHAVSEGTKAVTKYTSSK; encoded by the coding sequence ATGCCTGAACCATCGGGACAGAAGTCAGCGCCCAAGAAGGGCTCCAAGAAAGCCGTCACCAAAGCCGGCCCCAAGGGCACCAAGAAGAGGCGAAAGTCCAGGAAGGAGAGCTATGCTATCTACGTGTACAAGGTGCTGAAGCAGGTGCACCCTGACACCGGCGTCTCCTCCAAGGCCATGAACATCATGAACTCGTTCGTCAACGACATCTTCGAGCGTATTGCCTCCGAGGCTTCCCGCCTGGCTCACTACAACAAGCGTTCCACCATCACGTCCAGGGAGATCCAGACCGCGGTCCGCCTGCTGCTGCCGGGCGAGCTGGCCAAGCACGCTGTGTCTGAGGGAACCAAGGCCGTGACCAAGTACACCAGCTCCAAGTAA